The nucleotide sequence CCTACCTTCTGGGAGCCATACCCTTCGGATGGATCCTGGGGAAGACGGCGGGGGGCCGGGACGTCCGGCGCGAGGGGAGCGGGAACATCGGCGCCACGAACGTGGCGCGCTCGCTCGGCTGGGGCGCCGGGATTCTCACCTTGATGCTCGACGTGGGGAAAGGCGCGGTGGCGGTCTGGGCGGCGTCGCGCGTCACCGGGCAGGAGGCCTTCGCCCTGGCCGTCGCGATCGCGGTCGTGGTGGGCCATGTTTTTCCGGTCTATCTCGGGTTCAAAGGGGGGAAGGGAGTGGCGACCGGTCTCGGAGCCTTCCTGGTCCTCGATCCGGCAGCCGCGGCGCTCGCGGGCGTCGTCTTCGCGGGAACGGTCTGGGCCAGCCGGAGGGTCTCGGCGGGATCCATCGCGGCGGCCGGCGCGCTCCCGGTGATTCTCCTGGGGCTCGGCCGAAGCCCGGCGACGTGGGCGACGGCGCTTTTCTGCTCCCTGGTGATCATCGTCCGCCACTGGGAGAACATCCGGAGACTGCGCTCCGGGACGGAGCCGAAGCTGGGAGCCGACCCATGAGCGCCTCACCGGCGGGCGCCGCCGTCGTGGGAGGTGGGAGCTGGGGCACCGCCCTCGCCGTGCACCTGGCGCGCGCCGGGTCTCAGGTCTCTCTCTGGGTCCATGACGAGTCGCTCGCCGCGACGATGCGGGCGAAGCGGGAGAATCCGACCTACCTTCCCGGAATCGCGCTTCCGGAGGCGATCCGCCCCTCGGGAGATCTCCGGGAGGTCCTCGCGGGGCGAAGCCTCGTCCTCTGGGTCGTCCCGGCGAGGTACTTTCGCGAGGTGCTGCGCTCCGCGGCTCCGTTCCTGGGTCCGGAGACCCGCTTGGTCATCGGCACGAAAGGAATGGAGCCCGACACCGGAATGCGCATGACGGAGGTGGCGCGACAATGCCTCGGGCGCGAATTGGGCTGCCTCGCCGTCCTGGCGGGTCCCAGCTTCGCCAGAGAGGTGGCGCGCGGCGATCCCACGGCGGGCGTGCTGGCGTGCGATCTCGCCCGGGAAGCCGACGATCTGCAGGGACGGCTGAGCGGCGGTTTCTTCCGCTTTTACACGAACAGCGACGTCGTCGGCGTGGAAATCGGCGGAGCGCTGAAAAACGTGATCGCGATCGCCGCCGGGGTCGCCGAAGGCCTGGGGTTCGGCTCCAACACGGCGGCCGCCTTGATCACTCGCGGCCTCGCGGAGATCGCCCGGCTCGGTGTGGCCTGCGGCGGATCGGCCGCCACCTTCGCCGGCCTCGCCGGAGTGGGCGATCTGGTCCTCACCTGCACGGGGGCTCTGAGCCGCAACCGCTGGGTCGGAGCGGAGCTGGGACGCGGGAGATCGCTTTCCGAGATCCTCTCGCAGATGAAGATGGTGGCGGAGGGAATCCCGACGACGTCGGCCGCCCTGCTTCTGGCGGCGCGGCACGGCGTGGAGATGCCCATCACCGCCGGGGTGGAGTCGATTCTGCGGGGCGCGGCTTCTCCGCGGGACGCGGTGGTCTCCCTGCTTCGCCGGCCGCTGAAGGAAGAGGGCTCCTGGGAATGAGACGATGATGGTGGACCTGCACTGCCACGTTCTCCCGGCCATCGACGACGGCGCCGAGAGTCTCGAGCAAGCCCTCGAGTTCTGCCGCGTGGCGCTCGCCGACGGCGTCACCACCCTGGTGGCCACGCCCCACCAGAAGCCGGGCCAGTACGATAACAGCCCGGAGGTGATCCGGGAAAAAGTCGCCGAGCTCCGCATCGCCCTCCGCGAAGCGGCCGTCGGGGTCGAGATCGTCGAGGGAGCGGAAGTGTACCTGACGGCCGATCTCCCCGCCCGGCTCAAAGCGGGGAAAGTGAGCACCGTCGGGAACACGGGCCGGTATCTCCTGCTCGAGCTGCCGTACCAGCAGTTTCCTCTCCGGGTCGAGGAGACGGTGTTCCAACTGAAGCTCGCCGGGGTCACTTCGGTGCTCGCGCATCCGGAGCGGATCGCCTACTTCACCGCCGACCTGGATCGCGTGGAGAAGATGGTGCGCCTGGGATGCCTGACGCAGGTCACGGCCGCGGCCCTTCTCGGAGGATTCGGGGACAAGGCGCGCGACTTCTCGAACCGGATGCTGGAGAAAGACCTCGTCCACGTGATCGCCTCCGACGCTCATGACACCGTTTACCGCCCGCCCGTTCTGGCGCGCGCCCGCGACGCCGCGGCGGCGATCGTCGGGGCGGAGCGCGCCTCCCAGATGGTCGGCGAGATCCCGCGCGCCGTGTGCCGCGGCGCCGAGTGGGAG is from Candidatus Polarisedimenticolia bacterium and encodes:
- a CDS encoding CpsB/CapC family capsule biosynthesis tyrosine phosphatase → MMVDLHCHVLPAIDDGAESLEQALEFCRVALADGVTTLVATPHQKPGQYDNSPEVIREKVAELRIALREAAVGVEIVEGAEVYLTADLPARLKAGKVSTVGNTGRYLLLELPYQQFPLRVEETVFQLKLAGVTSVLAHPERIAYFTADLDRVEKMVRLGCLTQVTAAALLGGFGDKARDFSNRMLEKDLVHVIASDAHDTVYRPPVLARARDAAAAIVGAERASQMVGEIPRAVCRGAEWEPWDLPPESPAPGPGLMGRLRGLLRGRG
- the plsY gene encoding glycerol-3-phosphate 1-O-acyltransferase PlsY, with protein sequence MSSVHPAIGPALVLAAYLLGAIPFGWILGKTAGGRDVRREGSGNIGATNVARSLGWGAGILTLMLDVGKGAVAVWAASRVTGQEAFALAVAIAVVVGHVFPVYLGFKGGKGVATGLGAFLVLDPAAAALAGVVFAGTVWASRRVSAGSIAAAGALPVILLGLGRSPATWATALFCSLVIIVRHWENIRRLRSGTEPKLGADP
- a CDS encoding NAD(P)H-dependent glycerol-3-phosphate dehydrogenase codes for the protein MSASPAGAAVVGGGSWGTALAVHLARAGSQVSLWVHDESLAATMRAKRENPTYLPGIALPEAIRPSGDLREVLAGRSLVLWVVPARYFREVLRSAAPFLGPETRLVIGTKGMEPDTGMRMTEVARQCLGRELGCLAVLAGPSFAREVARGDPTAGVLACDLAREADDLQGRLSGGFFRFYTNSDVVGVEIGGALKNVIAIAAGVAEGLGFGSNTAAALITRGLAEIARLGVACGGSAATFAGLAGVGDLVLTCTGALSRNRWVGAELGRGRSLSEILSQMKMVAEGIPTTSAALLLAARHGVEMPITAGVESILRGAASPRDAVVSLLRRPLKEEGSWE